Part of the Nicotiana sylvestris chromosome 2, ASM39365v2, whole genome shotgun sequence genome, GGCGCTTCCCTCGTTCATGAATGACGTCGTTCAATCTCACTCCTTTCACTATATTGTCATACAATATCACTCCTTTTACTACATTGATAACCAAAAGTTCTTAATCAAACcgacgatatatatatatatatatatatattattaattcaattatttttaTCATCACGAgtatttatttttattgtaaTAATTTATAGTATATTTTTTGTCATAAAAAGTTTTATAGACATAACGATGGTCCTTGCTTGATTTTTATATTCTTTGAAGTTATGCGGAATAATTCGTTTACTATTTTAATCAAGTGAATACTTGTCTTAATTTATGATGAAACTTCTCAGTTATACATGTTTTAGCTAGCGTTTGGATATAGATttggttgaaacttgaaaaaataagTTTTTGAACATAAGATGAATAGTGGGTTCTGAAAGTTGAAATTgtatttggacatgcattttagttgaaaaaaaattaaagtttgTAAGCTCAAAACttcaaaaactttaaaaaaaataatactctagagttatttttggaatttgaagattgtgttttcaaaatcttccaaaaagtGATTAAAATCTATAAACAAACATATTTGAAAAGACCGAGAAGGAAGACCAAGCAAGCATCTTTGTTCAAAAAAGTATATGCTGAGTATGTAATTGTTATATGGAGGGAAAGAAACACTAGAGTCCATGAGAATACTGAAAAAGCATATGATCTCATAGCCAAAGAAATAGAATGCGTTTGCAATGTGAGAGCTAAGCCTGCAGTCAACAATATGCTGAAACATtgtattttctaatttgtggtgCAGTGTCTGGTTGGGGTTTGGGGTAATGGGGGACTGTAGCTACATGGAGAAACGGAAACCCTCCATATGAGGTGTGCCATATCTCCCTAGCAAAGCAGATGATTATCATTTCAGGGGTTGGTTAGAAACATGTAGATATAGATCAGCCGGACTAGGTAAGTCTAGCTAGGCTTTGCATTTCTTGCGTTGGTAATTAATAAAATTGTCCATAGTTACCAAAATaaacatatttgcaaataaaatttgaaaaaagTTTCCAAAATTTATTGCCAAACGGGAGCTTAATATATGTGAAAATTTCTCATTCTTCCGCCTGGCAtaacttctgaataacatcataAATCGTTTGTGAAAGTTACGAGCCACTAGCTCGTTTTTACATAAAATTCTCAAATCGAGAGTTTtaaattgtaattttttttttgcaaatcaCCCTATAGTTTATGTGTGGTTCTAAGTCGTATAAATAGTTTCGGATGGCCAATTTTTCGTTCTAATTTGATCATACATTCAGGCTTAGAAATTTGAAATAATATTTGGAGAGTTTCAGGATAAGTGTTTATTTATCAAATtatttttaactttaaacttgAAATATATAATATGAAATTTGGTGTGGAAAATAGAATTTGAAAAAAGGAATTAAAAGTTTTCTCTCACAACTGTTTAAACACAGGAAATTTTCAAATACTCTTTATGCAATTTCAACTAGTAATAGTACCTACTTTTTTTCTAAGTCTCAATTAGGGGTGTTtataaaaatccgaaaacccgaactaaaccgaaaaccaaaccaaaccgaccaaaaaattcgatactttttggtttggtttggtattggttttgaaatttaaaaaccgatcaaatttggtttgattttggttttaattaaaaaaaaccgaaccaaaccgaatataggagtagctattttaaatttattattacacttatatatatgtatacttttatacaaaattttaaaatttttatagtaaatattaatcatttgcacttttagtacagttctttacctttacattatagtttaattggtagttttcttttgttaagtgtaagaatctatttcatgttaaaaataatatattttcaaTTGAttacttaaattattcatcactatttgaattcaattatcatcaatatatcttggtaaataatagatttctcaaagagcaattgatttgatagtgctacattgaaaatgtggtcgccgaaatgtGTGTTTGATAGTATACGTCTTAtgtttaagaaaaaaccgacaagAAAAATCGAAAGActgacataaaccgaatcgagaaaaaatcgACTTAATTGATTTAGTTTGattctaatatttaaaaaaccgACTTAGTtgatttaatttcttttttagggaaaaaccgatccaaaccgaacgaTTACTCATGTCCAACAAAGGAATACCTAAGGAGTACAAAGGTCCACGTTCGACCTCTCTTTATTGttggaagagaaaaagaaagctcCCTTTATTACTTCTATAATACATATGTTTTGTTTTTTGCGAGTAAAAGATAGTTTCCCGCCGGGAAGAATGTGAAATGAGAATGGGGGGGCCTAAGAGTTAGGATGTCCGCCGGTGTCCGGAAATGGAGAAGTGCAAGGAGGGGCGAAAGCTGATGAAAGAGACGGTAATAAGTGATTGTACCTTTGATGATTTCCATTCGTATTCCGACGACGACGGCGAGAACTGTTTTCAACCCGATAACCTTGAGGACGATGAAACAACGCACCATTTGGAATATTCAGAGCAGATATGCTCCTCCAGTGTTAAGAAGAGAAGACTGACGCAGACGAATCTATTCCAGTCGTGGGGCCTTAAGAATCCTGCTGACCATGGCAAGAGCAAGAACGTCAAGCAGACGAATCTATTCCAGCTGTGGGGCTTTGAGAATCCTGGAAAGAGCAAGAGCGTCCAAAAGACCACTACTTCTCTTGCTTCCTGCAAAAGCCAACGCGTTTGCCCCTTCTATAAGAGGATTCCGGGTCTGTTCACAACCCTAGCCCTCCTCCATTTTCCATTGTATTCCTGTCTCATCCTTAATTCTTCTTGGACCCTCCTTAAATTCTGCtgatattttcttttccttttctttaaatcACTCTTAGATTAAGCGTGCCCCCGTATTGAGCAAAAGATGCATTCTTTCAGGCTACTAATCTTTTACACATCCATTGCAGATTGATCAGTAAACACAGGACCTATAAGCTTTGTGGGAATTTCGTTTTGAACGTCAACTTCTTAATAATGACTCATTCTGAAATCTCTAGCTAGATAACATtcaaaaaagggggggggggatgcTTAAAAGGTGAAATTTTTTATGTGTTTCAGTCCCAGGAAGGATTTTGATTATCACTTATCCTTGAACAATGTAAGATCTGAATGTCCAAGCTTTGTCTTGCCTGATAGCCCTTGCACAGTCACTGGCTAAGTATACAATACTATTGAGCTTTCTACTGTGGCATCATATTTTTAGCCGTCTGGCATCTTAACTTATCCTGTATTGCTCAGCTCTAGGGCAGTCAATGTTTCTTAACACACACTTAATTGGGAATTGGTTTTCATGGTTTTCTCATGTATATTGAGTGCAACTACTCCACAATGTCCTGTTGTTCAGCATTTAAGTCCTTTATTCATGCAGGAACGCCCTTCACTGTTGACGCATTTCGCTATGGTCCAGTCAAAGGCTGCTCTGCCTATTTCCTTAGTCACTTCCATGCCGATCATTATATTGGCTTGACGAAAGTATGGTCACATGGCCCTATCTACTGTACCAACCTGACTGCTCGCCTAGTTAGAATCTGTCTTAATGTTAGTCCATCGTAAGGACTCTTTTTTGCCCTGTCAGGTGTATTACTCGAAAAACAATAAAAGTTTCatattcttttcttctcttttgggTTCTTTTACTCCCTCCCACCTCAAACAAGCGTACAGGATATTAAGTCCCGTTGATTCTTTTGCAGTTTCATCTGTCCTCTGGAACTAGGTACTGAATACGACCTTAAAGGAATCAAAGTTTCTATGCTTGATGCTAATCACTGTCCTGGTGCTGCTCTCATTCACTTCCGTCTCCCAAATGGACAATGTTACTTGCACACTGGAGACTTTAGGGCTTCGAAGCTGATGCAATCATATCCACTTCTTGCAAGCCAACGTATTAATATACTATACCTTGACACAACATATTGCAATCCAAAGTACAGGTGTTAAATCTCTTTGTATTCTGTCGTGGATATATATTGTTCACAGTTGTGGTGGATATTAAATTTTTTTGAGATATTTCAGGTTTCCTTCCAAAGAAGAAGTTTTGAAATTTGTTGTGGGCGTCACGAGAACATATttgaataattatccaaaaaccATCGTGGTTGTTGGTGCATACAGCATCGGAAAAGAACATGTGTATTTTGCAATTTCCAAGGCACTCGGGGTATCTTAGCTGCTGACTATTTCATGCTTTTTTTGGTCGATTTTACGATATTAATCCATATTATCACTTGATGAATATCTAGCAGCCCTATAAAGGCATCAAAGGCAATGAACAATTGTCAGTTATTGCTATAAAATACATCATTGACCATTTAACAGAAGATGAAACTGCTTTGCTCTTCATGATTCTTTGCTATTACATGTTGTGTCATTCGTGCACGTTACCTTAATGTATTGTTGTTACTATTGTTTGCTACTTGTTGCCTTATCTCCATTGTGCCTTGAGCCGacggtctatcggaaacaacctccctatctttataaggtaggggtaaggtctgcgtacacactacctccCCCGACCCTATTAATGGGAATAAACTGggttcgttgttgttgttgttgttgttgttatgaaACTGCTTTACTCGTGTAACTAGGTTTCTAAAATCCTTCTCTTTATGGATGAATAGCATGTCATATGGCACCAAACTATTGAAATTTCATTGTCTTTCTGGGACAAGGTAACGATTTGCTACAAGTTTGCTTCAAGTGTCCTCTTCAAAGCTAAACTTTATGCTGCCTATTTTCTTAACAAAGTGAACTTCTGTACGAAATATTAGCTGACTGGATTTTCTTATAAATACTTCATAGGTAAAAATATATGCAAATGCTTCCAGGAGGCGCATTCTTCAGTCTTTTGGCTGGGCAGGAATTTCTGAAAATCTGTCAACAAACAGGAAAGATACACCTTTACACATATTGCCTATATCATCCTTGAAATTTGAGGTTTGCATTAGTACCTCCTTTAGATGATTGATGCGTTTTCCCTTTATAACTTCTCCTGTTGATGTTTCTAAGATGCTGGAGCGTTATTTGGCATCACAAGACGGACAGTACACTAGAATGTTGGCATTCCGACCAACAGGTAACTCATATTTGTTACTTATAGCTTGTGACCCGTCTTTTTAATTGGATTTCTGTCCCTTTTTTCATGCAGAGGATCGTTACCGTTGTCTTTTTTTCAGGTTGGACTTACTCAGAGACCATTGGGGAGAATCTAAACTTAATAAAACCCACTTCTAAAGGCAACATCACTATTTATGGTGAGATAACCTGGTGCTTCTTTGGAGGTTTAGATCCCACAATTTTTCTAATCTATAATTTGTGTCATTTAGTGTATGTTACAACTGCTTTTTGTGGGACCTGTTTGGCTGAGGTATTGATTCAACT contains:
- the LOC104230259 gene encoding DNA cross-link repair protein SNM1, with translation MEKCKEGRKLMKETVISDCTFDDFHSYSDDDGENCFQPDNLEDDETTHHLEYSEQICSSSVKKRRLTQTNLFQSWGLKNPADHGKSKNVKQTNLFQLWGFENPGKSKSVQKTTTSLASCKSQRVCPFYKRIPGTPFTVDAFRYGPVKGCSAYFLSHFHADHYIGLTKVWSHGPIYCTNLTARLVRICLNVSPSFICPLELGTEYDLKGIKVSMLDANHCPGAALIHFRLPNGQCYLHTGDFRASKLMQSYPLLASQRINILYLDTTYCNPKYRFPSKEEVLKFVVGVTRTYLNNYPKTIVVVGAYSIGKEHVYFAISKALGVKIYANASRRRILQSFGWAGISENLSTNRKDTPLHILPISSLKFEMLERYLASQDGQYTRMLAFRPTGWTYSETIGENLNLIKPTSKGNITIYGVPYSEHSSFTELQEFVQFLRPEKIIPTVNVGNAVYREKMQSYFQQWLKA